In one Triplophysa dalaica isolate WHDGS20190420 chromosome 9, ASM1584641v1, whole genome shotgun sequence genomic region, the following are encoded:
- the LOC130429246 gene encoding uncharacterized protein LOC130429246, whose product MVQVLPLGKHGFSYHCYADDTQLYMSFRPDDPTVSARISACLADISLWMNAHHLQLNLPKTELLVIPADTKTHHNLSIQLGSSTITPSRKARNLGVVIDDQLNFTDQVANTARSCRFILYNIRKIRPFLSEHATQILVQALVLARLDYCNALLGGLPACTNKPLQMIQNAAARVIFNEPKRAHVTPLLIKLHWLPVVARIKFKTLLLAYKTTTGSAPPYLKSLMQTYVPTRSLRSANERRLVVPSHKGKKSLSRTFSGSVPPMWNDLPAATRSADSVAIFKKRLKTHLFRQHLTDLF is encoded by the exons atggttcaggtcttacctctcgg gaaacatggcttttcctatcactgctatgcggatgatacacaactctacatgtcttttcgccctgacgatccgactgtctctgcacgcatctcagcttgcctagccgacatctcgctctggatgaacgcccatcacctgcagctgaaccttccaaaaacagaactgcttgtaatcccggctgacacgaagactcatcacaacctttccattcaactgggctcatcaaccatcacaccttccagaaaagcaagaaacctgggagtggtaatcgatgatcagctcaacttcacagatcaagttgccaacaccgcccggtcctgtagattcatcctctacaatatcagaaaaattagacccttcctatcagagcatgctacacagatccttgtccaggctcttgtcctggccagactggactactgcaatgcactactgggaggacttccagcttgcacaaacaaacctctacagatgatccagaatgctgcggcaagagttatctttaatgaaccaaagagagcacacgtcactcctctactcattaagctacattggcttcccgtagtcgctcgcatcaaattcaagactctgctcctggcctacaagaccactactggttcggcaccaccttatcttaaatcgctaatgcagacatatgtacccaccagatccctacgctctgcaaacgaacgacgtcttgtggtgccatcccataaaggtaaaaaatctctctcgcgcaccttctccggatctgttccacctatgtggaatgatctgcccgctgctacaagatctgcagattctgtagccatctttaagaaacgcctgaaaacacatctcttccgccaacatctgactgatctgttctga